The DNA segment GATCAACAGGCTCCTGATTCACTCTGCCAATTCCAAACGAGATGGTACGTGCGATTTCATCCATAATTTTAGGGATGTGCCGTTTGATCTCTTTGTATGTACAATTTGTACGAACCGCTTTGTTGCCACAAGCAATATCATACCCTACTCCTGAAGGGGATATTTGACCATCGTACACCATGACTCCACCTACAGGCTGACTATATCCCTTGTGATGATCGGCCATTAATAAACTTTGTACAACATTCCCGTGACTCGCACAAAGAACCGCTTGTTCAACCGCGCTATCTAATGGGCGCCCCCAGACTCGGACGGATTTTATCTCTTGATACATACGTTCACCTCTATCTAATCTTTTACATATCATACGTTTTTTTAAGAAGAAGATAAAGAGGATCTCACAAAAAAATCCAGCAGCAGCCACAATGTGCCTTTGCTGGATTTAAGCTCTTATCGATTCGTAATTGTTTCTGGATACAAATCATGATTCATCATACGGTAGTTTGCCATCTCTTCAAACTTAGTTCCAGGCTTACCATAATTACAATATGGATCAATACTAATCCCACCACGTGGGGTAAATTTACCCCATACCTCAATGTAACGCGGATCCATTAGCTCTATCAGATCGTTCATGATTTTGTTCATGCAGTCCTCATGGAAATCTCCGTGATTTCTAAAGCTAAATAAATACAGCTTTAACGATTTACTTTCTACCATTTTCACATCTGGTACATAACTAATGTAGATTGCTGCGAAATCAGGCTGACCCGTAATGGGGCATAGAGAAGTAAATTCAGGGCAGTTAAATTTCACAAAGTAGTCTCGATTTGGGTGTTGGTTTTCAAAGACTTCAAGGATCCCTGGATTGTATTCTACCTCATATTTTGTGCCTTGGTTCCCAAGTAATGTGACACCTTCAAGCTCTTCCTTTTGTCGTCCACTCATTTTAAACTCTCCTTATACGCCTCGTTTATTACCCCAAACCAAAGTATGGAGCTGAGGTAATACTCGAGCATTGTTCATCGATGTTGCTGCAACGGCTTTGTCAATTAGCCATTCGTATCTAGTTAATAGATCTGATATTAATGCTTGATCGTTTGTTGTTGATGCGTCTGGGTTCCCGACTTGTAAATAAAACGGAATATCCGGATAACGCGTATGAACATCTTCTGCATATGCAAAATCGACATCATCAAAAACAACAACCTTTAAGCTTGCCTGCTCTTTTGTAAGATGCTTAAAAAAGACATCTAATTTCTCAAAGTCTGTTTCCATTCCTGAGCTAGGTGGTTTAGGGGAGATGGTTACATCAGTAATCTGTGTTAACCAATCCTGCCAGATCGTCCCTTGCGTTTCAATAGCTGTTTCCAGCCCTAGTTCAGTAAGTTGAGTAACAAGCTCACCAATACCTTTATGCAGAGCAGGGTTTCCCCCAGAAATCGTAACGTGAGAGAATTGCTCTCCCCCGATTTCTTTTAATTTCGAAATAATATCTTCTGCTGTCATTGATGTGCTTTTGCCTGTTCCATCCCACGTAAAGCTTGAATCACACCATGAACATTTATAATCACAGCCACCTGTTCGCACAAACATCGTTTTCTTGCCAATAACCATGCCTTCACCTTGAATGGTTGGTCCAAAAATCTCCATTACCGGTATCTTACGCATGGAAATCACCTTGCTTCGGTCGAAAAACAACATAGCTTGTTGGCGTTTCTCGTACAACTACTTGCAAACAAACCGGTTTATTCGCTAGTGTATTTAGTTCAGCTTGAACGGCCTGCCCTATCTGACGAGAAACCTCCTCCGTCGTAGGTGGGCGATGACTAAATTCTGAGTGCTGGTTTAATAATGTATGATCATAGCGTTTATGAACAATTTGTTTTAAACGTTTAAAATCCACTAAAAAACCTAGCTCGTCTAGCTCGTCCCCTGCAATAGTTATATTAATAAAATACGTATGACCATGCATGTTTTGGCAGTTTCCCGCTCTTTCGTCGTCAATATAATGAGCAGCCGCCAAATGCATATCCTTATTTAATTCAAATGAATACGAATGCGGCACCTGCGGATAAAATTGCTGTAGCATTACACTTGCCCCCCTTTCTTAGAAAGATAAGCATCTAAGCCATTCTTTCTGAGGATACAAGAAGGACACTCGCCACAACCATCACCGCGTACGCCATGATAACAAGTTAATGTTTTTTCACGAACAAAAGAAAGCGCGCCTAGTTCATCCGCTAGCTCCCATGTTTGTTCCTTATTCAGCCACATTAAAGGTGTATGGATAACAAATTGTTCATCCATCGCTAAATTTAGTGTGACATTTAATGATTTAATAAATACATCACGACAATCCGGATACCCGCTAAAGTCTGTTTCACAAACTCCGGTAATCAGATGTCGTGCACCCATTTCACGAGCATACACAGCTGCAAACGATAAGAATAAGTGATTACGCCCCGCAACAAAGGTTGACGGTAGCTCTCCTTCTTCCCCATCTTTCACATCGATGTCATCACGCGTTAAGGCATTTGCAGACAATTGATTAATGAGTGTCATATCTAATACATGCAAAGATACGCCTAACTCGTCCGCAATTTCTTTTGCACACTCAATTTCAGCCGAATGTCTTTGACCATAATCGAAGGTTACGGTATAGACTTCTTTAAATTCTTTTAATGCCCAAAATAAACATGTTGTACTGTCTTGTCCACCGCTAAACACCACAACGGCTTTTTCGTCTTTCATCATACACTCTTAACTCCTTTTTTAAGGAAAAAGAGCGTTCGTAACCCCAAACACAGGAAAAAAAACTGGTCCAGTTCAAAACAGAACACAGCTTACTGTTAGTTTTTTATAGAGGGAGTTTGCGAACCTCTTATACCTATTCAATCCGTTAGTCTTAGTGTAACATAACTGTTCGCAGTCAGCTATTCTTTTCACTTTGCGTAAAAGTTGGTAATATAGGAGAGAATAGAAATTCAGTTTGCTTAATTTGAGGAGGCTTTTTATGTCTTTTGTTGAACAAGTAGAAAAATATGCAGAGCTCGCTGTAAAAGTTGGAGTGAACATTCAACCAGGTCAAACACTGGTTATTCGCACACCCCTTTTTGCCGCAGAATTTGTTCGTGTAGTAGCTAAAAAAGCGTACGAAGCTGGAGCAGGTCATGTAGAAGTAGAATGGTCTGACGAAGAAATATCAAAGCTAAAGTATCACCTTGCACCTGACGAATCTTTTCATACATATCCAGAGTGGCGTGCAAAAGGGTTAGAAGAGGAAGCTGAAAAAGGTTCTGCCTTCTTAAGCATTACTGGATCTGATCCTGATTTACTAAAGGGTGTGGATCCTACTCGCATTGCCAATGCTAACAAAGCAGCTGGAGCCGCATTAAATGGATTTAGACGCTACATCACTTCTGACAAGGTTAGCTGGTCAATCGTTGCAGTGCCGTCTGTAGGTTGGGCTGAAACGGTTTTCCCTGAAGAAAAAGGGGAAAAAGCGGTTGAAAAGCTTTGGAATGCAATCTTCGCCGCAACAAGAATTGACCAAGCAAACCCTGTAGCAGCATGGAAAGAACACCTTGCTACATTGGATGAAAAGATGGACATCTTAAATCAACAGCATTTCCACGCACTTCATTACACAGCAGAAGGAACAGACTTAACAATTGAATTACCAGAAACACATCTATGGGTATCTGGAGGCAGTATTAGCAAAAGTGGCGTAGACTTTGTTGCAAACATGCCGACGGAAGAAGTCTTTACAGCTGCAAAGAAAACGGGTGTAAATGGCCATGTAACAAGCACTAAGCCATTAAGCTATGGTGGCTCACTGATTGAGAACTTCACTCTTACTTTTGAAGAAGGTAAAATTACTAAAGCCACGGCAGAAAAAGGTCAAGAAACATTAGAACGATTACTTGAGAATGATGAAAACTCTCGCTATATTGGTGAGGTTGCACTTGTTCCACACAAATCACCGATCTCTGATACAAACATCATCTTCTTTAATACACTATTCGATGAGAATGCATCAAACCACTTAGCGATTGGAAGTGCTTATGCCTTTAATATTGAAGGTGGTAAAGAAATGACAAATGAAGAGCTTGAAGCAAACGGAATCAATACAAGTCAAACCCATGTTGACTTCATGGTCGGTTCTGCTTCAATGGACATAGATGGTATTCAAAAAGATGGCAGCCGTGTTCCTGTATTCCGTAACGGAAACTGGGCGATCTAATCAAACAAAAAAAGCACCTATAGTAGGTGCTTTTTTTTTATGGCTCTAGTCTTTCTCCTCTTCTAAATTCTTGGAATCTCTTTGTTTCATGTACAACAACCCCAGATAAGAAGATCAAACCAATTAAGTTTGGAATAGCCATTAATGCATTAAAAATATCAGCAATGTTCCAAACAATCTCAAGATGAGAGACAGCTCCGACAAAGACGACTAGTACATAAATGGTACGATAGATGTACGCATTTCGATCGCCGAACAAGTAGCCAAAACACTTTTCTCCGTAGTAAGACCAGCCAAGAACGGTTGTGTAGGCAAAAAAGATAATACCTATTGTTACGATCAAACCGCCGTATCCCGGTAAGAAGGATTCAAATGCTGCTCCTGTTAAAATGTCTTGGTTTGTGTCTCCAAGACCAAACTGCATAATACTCATTACAATGACTAAACCAGTGATCGTACATACAATCATTGTATCTAAAAACGTTCCAGTCATGGATACTAATGCTTGACGACCAGGATAATCTGTTTTAGCAGCCGCTGCTGCAATCGGTGCAGATCCTAGTCCAGCCTCATTCGAGAATACCCCTCTGGCAACTCCATATCGAATCGCTGTACCAATCGCTCCACCCGCTACGGATTCCCCAGTAAAGGCAGCCTTAAAAATCATCGCAAACGCTTCAGGTACTAGATTAATATTTAAAAGAATAATAATTAAGCCGCCAACTATGTAAAAAATGGCCATAAACGGTACAATAACAGAAGCAAATTTACCTATACTTTTTATTCCACCAAGCAAGACTAAACCAGTTAGAACAGCAAGTGCCACTCCTGTAATCCAAGGTGTTATACCAAAATTGGAACTAAGAGCTCCAGCTACTGTATTAACCTGCGTCATATTACCGATCCCAAATGAAGCTAGAAAGCCAAATAATGCAAATAGTACAGCCAACCATTTCCAGCCTAAACCTTTTTCTATGTAATACATCGGACCACCGGATATCTCACCTTTTTCGTTGACTACCCGATATTTTACTGCAAGAATTGCTTCTGCATATTTCGTTGCCATTCCGAAGAAAGCTGCGGCCCACATCCAAAAGATTGCGCCAACCCCTCCGAGTAGGACGGCCGAAGCGACCCCAGCCATGTTACCAATCCCAAGTGTAGCTGCCATTGCAGTCATTAGTGATTGGAAATGAGAGATATCTCCCTCTTCTTCACTATTTTTATCTGATTTTGTAAAAACAAGCTTTAACGCATAAGGTAATTGAAAAACCTGTAAAAGTCCTAATCTCACCGTAAGGAGAACACCAGTTCCCACAATTAAAATAAGAGTGGCAGGACCCCAAACAATGTCACCTATTGCACCTACTAAATTACTGAACCAGTCCATCCAATTCTCCTCTCGTCACTAAACTGTAACATCTATAAGACTAAATTCTACGTATTTCGTACCTCCCCGTCAATCTATTTGTTAAATTATTCGACAAGAAACCTCAATCTCCTTTTAAAAATTGAGAAAAAATCAAATTTTTGGATAGAAATCTTAAAAAGAAACTTTATCTTTCATAAAAAAAGACTAGTGATTCTATTTAAGAATCACTAGTCTAGTTTGTGTTAATGAATAACCTTAAATGATTTTTCTGATTTCAATTCATTCAGTTGTTGTTGATGGACTTGATTAACTTTAGCAAATCGATTTCCTGTTTTGATCGATTTTAAGAAAGAATCAATTTGTTGTTCATCCCCTTCAACCTCAGCTTCAACCGAACCGTTTGATTTGTTCTTTACCCATCCAACTAGGTCATACTCAATTGCCTGCTGCTGAGTAAAGAAACGAAAACCCACGCCTTGAACCTTCCCTTCAATGTTTAAATGATATCGTTGAATCATATAGCACACTCCTCGTTCCTTTTGTATGTCCGCTTAGACATCTTTTTAAACATCTTTTTAAACATCTTTTTTCTTTAAAAGGTGAAGCGAATTTTCAATATTAACCTGCCCGATTGATCCTACATGTGAGGTTGAAGCCCCATCAATCAGTAGTCTTTTAATTATAGCAGGTGTGAGTTGATTATTGGCTTGTAGAAACAGGGCACAAACACCTGCACAATATGGAGTGGACATCGAGGTTCCAGACATTCTCGTGTAGTACTTTCCCACTCGATGTGCTTTTTGTGATCGATCAATAGAAGAGCCTGGCACTCTTAAAGATACAAGATCAACACCTGGTGCAAGTAAGTCAGGTTTTGGTTTTCCATATATCGTAGGGCCTCTACTTGAAAAGGATGCTGTATTTGATTCTTTCTGTTCGAAGTAATGAGTTGAGTCCATTGCACCTACCGTAATAATTTGTTCACTAACTCCTGGACTTGAGATAGTATAAGGATCGGGTCCACTATTACCTGCAGCTGTTACAACAGTCATTCCGGCTCTCCATGCTTCCTCTACAATCTTTACAATTGGATCATCAAGTTCTGTCTGATATTTTGTTGCATGAATACCTAGAGAAATCGATAGAATATGAATCGGTCTATTTGGATTTTCTCGGTTGTAGTTAATACACCATTCAATCCCTTGAATAATTGTTTCAATTGTTCCAGTTCCCTTATGATCGAGCACCTTCACTCCAATAATATTAGCCTCAGGAGCAACACCCCGATAATCCCCATAAGAGTGGTGTCCGTTACCAGCTGCGATACCTGCACAATGTGTACCATGACCATTGTCATCATAAGCTTCCGTTCGGTGATTAATGAAATCAACAAAGCCACTGATTCTACCTTTTAAGTCATCATGTTTAAATACTCCCGTGTCTACAATTGCTATGGTTACACCTTTACCTGTAAATGTGTGCTGTGGATGCTTATAGGACACACTTGACTTGGTATACACTTCACTTTTGGGAAGGGCTATAATTTTTCTATTTAAGTAAACTTTTTTAATAGTAGAGAAAACCGATAACAGTTCGTACAAACGATCTGGGGTAACATCAGCACTATAACAGAAAATACTAGAAAATCGATTTCGGACAGAACATTTGTTGTGAGCTGATAACAAATGGTCCATGACAATTACTTGAGATAAAAAGTTCGTTTTCTCGAATTCGATAATAACGGATAATTTCTGATGATGCCACATTGTTTTATCAATTGAAGAATGAACAAAACGTGGTGTGAGTCGTAAGGGTTTATAAAGCCTGAGTATTTTGTCTCGTAATGGTTTATCCAGTTTGTTTGAATAACACCTTACTAGTCTAACCAATGAATAATGAAACATAAAATCCCCCCATCCCTTTTCACCCCTCACTACAAGTTATGAACACTTGGAAGATTCGATCGGATGATTGTCCACATAAAAAGATAAAGGGCTTTTAAAAAAATAAAATGTAAGGGTTTTCAAAAACGGAACTATAGGGTATACTACAAATATCACAAAATAGACACAACTTAGACACGGAACGTTCATATATTAGCTATAACCAATTTGCTTAGGAGTTGATGACGATGGGTATCTTTTTCTTCTACATGTTTGTTGCTAGTGCTACTCCTTTATTTCTATGGCTTGAGTATCGCAAACTTGCTATTGCAAGTATTCCAGGAATCTTTGCATTGTGGATTCTCGGAGCGATCTATATAATCAATCCAACATGGTGGATTGAAGCTTGGTTTATCTTTACGTTTTCAGTTAACGTTGTATTAGCTCACTATGCTGCGATTGTGCTTTACGGGATGCCATTCATTAAAGCAAAACGTCTTGAGCGTCAGCCAAAACGACTTGTATAATTAAACAACAAAAAAGCCACTTAATCCAAAGATTAAGTGGCTTTTTCTTATTGATGCTGAGGTAAATGAATACCAAATTCTAATACAAAGTAAGAACCGATAACAATGACTACAGCAATAAAAATGGCGAAGATCGTATGACCTGCTTGTGTCACGCCATCTTTACCCTCACGAATATGCATGAACATAAACAATTGAACGCCAGCTTGAACAAAAGCAAACAGAAAGATCACAATGATTTTAGCAAGTGTAGATAAATCTGTATACAATGCAATCCATACTGCAAAAAGCGTTAATAGGATGGATCCAAGAAATCCAATAATATGCGACCAAGGAGTATGTGATTTATTTTGACTCATCTTACAATCCCCCCAGACCCATCAGGTAAACACCTGTGAAGATAAAGATCCAGATTACGTCAAGGAAATGCCAGTAAAGACTCGCAATAAAAACTTTTGACGTTGTACGTGGTGTTAACCCACGACGTTTTACCTGAATCAGAAGCAGTATAATCCAGCCGATACCAATGGATACGTGTAGTCCATGTGTCCCAAGTAAAACAAAGAATGCAGACCAGAATGCACTTGTTGATAATGTAGCTCCTTCATGAGCATAATGCCAGAACTCATAAATTTCAAAGCCAACAAATCCTAAACCAAGTACTAGCGTAATAGCCATCCAAGTAATTAACTGCTTTACTTTTCCTGCACGCATGGCGTGAATGGCAAGGCCACATGTAAAACTACTAGTCAAAAGAAGGAATGTCATAATCAAAACAAGCGGTAAGTCAAACAAATGATCAGCCGTTATTCCACCAGCTGTTCGATTCACTAGTACAAAGTATGTCGCAAACAGCGTCGAGAAAAGGGCGAACTCTGCTCCGATAAAAATCCAGAAGCCAAGAATATTATTCCGACCTTCAGCTGATTGGAATTCAAGCGGTTCATTGGCGTATTCTGCGTCTTGGGCATGTGCCATTTACTTCGCCTCCCTTGCACGTTTTTCAGTTTCTTCAATTTCCTCTACACTTACATAGTACCCATCGTTATAATCAAATGAACGGTAAGCCATGCAAGCGAAGATTCCAATTGCACCTACAATACCCATCCAGAACCATTCAAAGACAAGTCCAAATCCTGCGAGGAACATGAAACATCCCATAACGAATGGAACAGCTGTATTACTAGGCATGTGAATCTTTTCGTATTTGTCGATCTTATTAGGATCAATTCCTTTTTCTTTCATATCCCAGTAAGGATCCATTGCTGTAACTTCTGGAACCTTAGCAAAGTTATAATGTGGCGGAATCGCAGAAGAAGTTGCCCACTCCAATGTACGTCCACCCCATGCATCTCCTGTAGTCTCTCTTGGAGAGTAACGGAAGCTGTAGTAGATATTATAAACAAGGATAATAAAGGCAAGACCCATAATAAAGGCTCCGACCGTTGAAATAAAGTTCAGTGCAAACCAACCGTCTTCCACACCATAGATGTGAATACGACGAGGCATTCCATCTAGTCCTAAGAAATATTGTGGGAAGAAACAAATATTAAATCCAGCCACAAAGATCCAGAAGAACCATTTACCAATACGCTCGTTTAATTTATAACCAAACATCTTCGGATACCAATAAATGAACCCAGCGAAGCAGGCAAATACAGTAGCCGCGATTAGTACATAGTGAAAATGTGAAACTAGGAAATACGTATTGTGATATTGATAGTCAGCAGCAGCCATTGCAAGCATAACTCCTGTTACCCCACCAATAACAAAGTTCGGAATAAACGCAACTGACCAAAGCATAGGTGTCGAGAATGTAATCCGTCCTTTATGCATGGTAAGAAGCCAGTTAAAGATTTTAACCCCTGTTGGAATGGAGATCGCCATCGTTGTAATCGAGAAGAATGAGTTAACAACGGCGCCTGAGCCCATTGTAAAGAAGTGATGCACCCAAACAAGGAAACTTAATACTGAAATCGCAACGATAGAATAAACCATTGCGTTATATCCAAACAAACGCTTCTTAGAGAATGTTGTAATAATCTCTGAGAAGATACCAAACGCAGGCAATGCAACGATATATACTTCAGGGTGTCCCCAAATCCAGAATAGGTTGGCCCAAAGCATAGGCATACCACCGTTGGTTAAGTTAAAGAAATGTGTTCCGAATAGACGGTCAAACGTCATTTCGGCTAAAGCAATTGTTAATACCGGGAAGGCAAGAACAATAATCATTGAAGTGATTAATGTTGTCCACGTAAACATTGGCATCATCATAAGTTTCATGCCTTTGGCACGCATCTTAAAGATTGTAACCATCATGTTAATACCAGTTGCTAGTGTACCAATTCCTGAGATTTGCAGTCCTAGTAAGTAGTAGTTCTGTCCAGGACCAGGGTTCAGTTCATTTGAAGCGAGTGGCATGTAACTGGTCCAACCCGCAGATGGAGATCCACCAATGATAAAGGAGATATTGAATAATCCCATACCAATGACAAATGTCCAGAAGCTCAAGTTATTCAAGAACGGGAATGCAACGTCTCGTGCTCCAATTTGAAGTGGAATCACAACGTTCATTAAACCGATCAAGAAAGGCATCGCCATGAAAATAATCATGATCGTACCGTGTGTGGTAAAGATTTCATTGTAGTGCAGAGAATCTAAAAATGTCATGTTTGGTGCAGCTAATTGCGTACGCATCATTAATGCGTCAATTCCTCCACGGAAAAACATTAAGATCGCAATTAAGATATACATAATCCCTAATTTTTTGTGATCAACACTCGTAATCCACTCATCCCAAAGCCATTTCCACTTTTTAAAGTATGTGAGCACAAACACGGCTCCAATGGCAGAAATCAGGATGGAGATTTGGGCGCCTAAAATTAGCGGATCTCCAGTTATAATAAATTCATCCCATTTCAAAAGTAGCGTCCCCTTTCATTTGAAAGTACTTCACTTGCTATTCGTTAGCAGCTTGACTTTCAAACCCTTCTATCTCTCCAGAATCTGATTGTGTTAACGCAGGCATCTCATACGCTTTACCGGCACGAGAGTGTGGATTAAGTGGTTCATATCCCATACGCTCCCAAGCGTTAATTGCATATTCTGCATCAGTTGAATGATCCACCCAGTCCAAATGTGTTGAACTAAATGTCATTTCTGAAGAAGAACCTGGCACCATCAGTTTGTCATACTCTTCTTGAGTTAACTCAGGGGCATCTGATTGTGTTTCTTCCACCCAAGCATCAAAATCGCCTTGCTCTAATGCAACCACATCAAACTTTTGTTCAGAGAACCCTTCACCTGTGTAGTTTGCATTTCGTCCTGCATACGTTCCTACTTCATTTGCTTGTAAGTACAGTTGTGTTTCCATTCCGGCCATATTATATTTTTGACCACCTAACTGTGGAATCCATAATGCTGCCATGGAATCAGCAGATGTCAATTTAAATAAGATTGGACGGTCAGTAGGGATGTTCAAGTAATTAACTGTTTCAATCCCTACCTCTGGATAACTAAAAATCCATTTCCAGTTTACACTTGTGGCATGTACGACAACGGGTTCTTTATGAGCTGTCGCAGCAGGAGCTTCCTCAAGCTCGAAGATTGTCATGATTGTCGGTACAGAAAGAATAATAACGATAATGACAGGTATGATCGTCCAAATAATTTCTAACTTGTGACTTCCTTCAATCTCGGGTTGATAACCCTTATGATCTTCTCGTTCTCTATATTTGACTAGTATAACTGTTAGTAGAATAAAGACTACAAGAACAATTAATAGCATGAATCCAATAGAGAACCAAATGAGCCAAGCTTGCGATTCTGCAACTGGGCCTTTTGGATCCAGCACTGTCATATTTCCACATCCGCTCAAAAATAGGCTCAACGCAAGAAACGCTAGCCACTTTAGAGACTTACCATTTTTCAGCAAAGGTATCACCCTTCTTCCTAAGACGTAATTGCATTAACTTTTGTGAACCCTTGAACATACCTTTCATTGCTTTTATCCTACCATAAATCATGACACGTAAGGGTAGCATTTACACAAACTCTCACAAAAATATCACAAATTTTGTGGTGTGTTTTACTGACTTTGCCACATAATTGGAAATAAATGACTCATAATAAAACACTACCCGAAATTCACCATAATTATGTAATGAGTCAGAAAGTAAATATGCAAAAGACTTTATGATTGTGACATATTTCGAGTGAAAAGTACAATTTTTTATCCTTAAAAAGCCTTATCTTATTTCCCTACATTAAAAGGGAACATCGATAAGGCCTGTTTACTAATTAAATAACTTCCAATCGTGTATGCTTCAAGTTCATCTCGAAGCGAGGATGTTAAATTTCCTTGATTAAAGTAAGTGAGCTGATATGGCTTATTCACTCTCTCGTCGGCAAATGCTTCATTTAGAAATGCCGCCGTATCATTTAAGGCGTAGTTACCACTTTGCATCACCTCAAAGAAAGAAACAAATCCATGCATCGTGCCATTGTACCGAGTGGCTTCTACCGGTACTCCAGCAGCCGCCAACTTATTTGCATACGCCTCACCCTCATCACGTAATGGGTCAAATTCCGCCGTAATAATAAATGTCTGAGGCATGTTGCTTACATCCGCTTCAAGTGGTGAGCTGTATGGCGACGTCCACATTTCTTCATCTGGTGTATAGGTTGATCTTGCAAGTTCCATCACATTTCTTGATAGCAGATAATAAC comes from the Alkalihalobacillus sp. FSL W8-0930 genome and includes:
- the qoxA gene encoding cytochrome aa3 quinol oxidase subunit II, with amino-acid sequence MLKNGKSLKWLAFLALSLFLSGCGNMTVLDPKGPVAESQAWLIWFSIGFMLLIVLVVFILLTVILVKYREREDHKGYQPEIEGSHKLEIIWTIIPVIIVIILSVPTIMTIFELEEAPAATAHKEPVVVHATSVNWKWIFSYPEVGIETVNYLNIPTDRPILFKLTSADSMAALWIPQLGGQKYNMAGMETQLYLQANEVGTYAGRNANYTGEGFSEQKFDVVALEQGDFDAWVEETQSDAPELTQEEYDKLMVPGSSSEMTFSSTHLDWVDHSTDAEYAINAWERMGYEPLNPHSRAGKAYEMPALTQSDSGEIEGFESQAANE
- the qoxB gene encoding cytochrome aa3 quinol oxidase subunit I; translated protein: MKWDEFIITGDPLILGAQISILISAIGAVFVLTYFKKWKWLWDEWITSVDHKKLGIMYILIAILMFFRGGIDALMMRTQLAAPNMTFLDSLHYNEIFTTHGTIMIIFMAMPFLIGLMNVVIPLQIGARDVAFPFLNNLSFWTFVIGMGLFNISFIIGGSPSAGWTSYMPLASNELNPGPGQNYYLLGLQISGIGTLATGINMMVTIFKMRAKGMKLMMMPMFTWTTLITSMIIVLAFPVLTIALAEMTFDRLFGTHFFNLTNGGMPMLWANLFWIWGHPEVYIVALPAFGIFSEIITTFSKKRLFGYNAMVYSIVAISVLSFLVWVHHFFTMGSGAVVNSFFSITTMAISIPTGVKIFNWLLTMHKGRITFSTPMLWSVAFIPNFVIGGVTGVMLAMAAADYQYHNTYFLVSHFHYVLIAATVFACFAGFIYWYPKMFGYKLNERIGKWFFWIFVAGFNICFFPQYFLGLDGMPRRIHIYGVEDGWFALNFISTVGAFIMGLAFIILVYNIYYSFRYSPRETTGDAWGGRTLEWATSSAIPPHYNFAKVPEVTAMDPYWDMKEKGIDPNKIDKYEKIHMPSNTAVPFVMGCFMFLAGFGLVFEWFWMGIVGAIGIFACMAYRSFDYNDGYYVSVEEIEETEKRAREAK